A portion of the Thermotoga sp. SG1 genome contains these proteins:
- a CDS encoding flavodoxin, producing MKALIVYYSWSGNTRKIARLIQEITGGDIVELVPERPYPSSYRETVEQAKGEIKTGYKPPLKTKIEGVEKYDVIFLGTPNWWGTVAPPVATFLSQYDLSGKKIAPFISHGGGGKQRIVEDIKRMCPGSKVLMELAVYYDGGRDLERVVSDWVRKVLESN from the coding sequence ATGAAAGCTCTTATAGTTTACTACAGCTGGTCTGGAAATACTCGCAAAATAGCAAGGTTAATCCAGGAAATAACAGGCGGAGACATCGTTGAACTAGTTCCTGAAAGGCCCTATCCTTCTTCTTACAGGGAAACTGTCGAGCAGGCAAAAGGAGAGATAAAAACAGGCTACAAACCTCCCTTGAAGACGAAAATTGAAGGTGTCGAAAAGTATGACGTCATCTTTCTTGGAACACCGAACTGGTGGGGAACGGTGGCACCACCTGTTGCCACGTTTCTTTCCCAGTACGATCTTTCTGGAAAGAAGATTGCTCCGTTCATCAGCCATGGAGGGGGAGGAAAACAGCGAATCGTGGAGGATATAAAGAGAATGTGCCCAGGTTCAAAGGTTCTGATGGAACTTGCTGTGTATTACGATGGGGGAAGAGATCTCGAAAGGGTAGTTTCAGACTGGGTCAGAAAGGTGCTAGAATCGAACTGA